From Bos mutus isolate GX-2022 chromosome 5, NWIPB_WYAK_1.1, whole genome shotgun sequence, one genomic window encodes:
- the LLPH gene encoding protein LLP homolog yields the protein MAKSLRSKWKRKMRAEKRKKNAPKELSRLKSILKIDGDVLMKDVQEIATVVEPKHCQEKTQCMVKDETDDMKMETDIKRNKKTLLDQHGQYPIWMNQRQRKRLKAKRERKKGKSKVKAMKAAKGLTW from the exons ATGGCTAAAAGTTTACGGAGTAAGTGGAAAAGGAAGATGCgtgctgaaaagagaaaaaagaatgccCCAAAGGAGCTCAGCAGACTTAAAAGTATTCTTAAAATAGATGGTGATGTTTTAATGAAAGACGTTCAAGAGATAGCAACTGTGGTGGAACCCAAACATTGTCAAGAGAAAACGCAGTGTATGGTGAAGGATGAAACAG ATGACATGAAAATGGAGACTGAtattaagagaaacaaaaagactcTTCTAGACCAGCATGGGCAGTACCCCATATGGATGAACCAGAGGCAAAGGAAAAGGCTGAAAGCAAAgcgagagagaaagaagggaaaaagcaaagtaaaagcCATGAAGGCAGCAAAGGGTTTGACCTGGTAG